In one window of Helianthus annuus cultivar XRQ/B chromosome 17, HanXRQr2.0-SUNRISE, whole genome shotgun sequence DNA:
- the LOC110925145 gene encoding uncharacterized protein LOC110925145: MVVEEVMKAVEASIPRLAQEVEGQVLEIINTSVTSKVEELKEMISELQVKKSFRRCTYKEFMACNPLPYKGEVDPIACQRWISSTEAVFTRSRCEAEDQVMFATGLLQLRAKDWWDAYSKELGDDKVQSLTWQEFKESFLKYYSPQPAIDKIQEDFLRLRQKDETIDEITKKFLERVKFCEEIAGTERQRIVRYHAMLKAEYREFVNPSKCATLNELIEWARDREIEIKRQVERGEKRAAEKPTNANPSKKARYQDQSKKGKASGEIPTCKTCGKHHSGECLSGKKGCYKCGREGHPFYRCPENSKACYNCNEPGHIKAECPKLQQGAKRDGKKDEPPKARGRMFQLTSDEAKASPDVVSGIFLVNSMPMNVLFDSGASRSFICNELLAHPSFKLEKMSIPLEVEVADSKSYLLHDICKNCKIIIEDEEFSIDLVPMYMGEFKVVVGMDWLAQNHAEIQCEKKIIHIVTSGGKRISVQGERVIKPKLCSIVKAVKHVRNGGRAYLSYVIDTSRGVPKLEDVNVVNEYPDVFPEDLPGLPPEREVEFKIELNPGAKPVAKAPYRLPQPK; the protein is encoded by the coding sequence ATGGTTGTGGAAGAAGTAATGAAAGCAGTTGAGGCTAGTATTCCCCGACTAGCTCAAGAAGTCGAAGGGCAAGTATTGGAAATAATTAATACCTCGGTAACTTCCAAGGTggaagaattgaaagaaatgattaGCGAATTGCAAGTGAAGAAAAGCTTTCGGCGATGCACGTACAAGGAGTTCATGGCATGCAACCCCTTACCATACAAAGGGGAAGTTGATCCGATAGCTTGTCAAAGGTGGATTTCCAGTACCGAGGCAGTGTTTACACGAAGTAGATGTGAAGCGGAGGATCAAGTAATGTTTGCCACGGGCCTTCTACAACTTCgagcaaaagattggtgggacgCATACTCGAAGGAATTGGGGGATGATAAGGTACAATCGTTAACATGGCAAGAATTCAAGGAGTCATTTCTGAAATATTATAGTCCACAACCCGCAATTGATAAGATTCAGGAAGACTTCTTACGTCTCAGACAAAAGGATGAAACGATTGATGAGATAACAAAAAAGTTCCTTGAGAGGGTGAAGTTCTGTGAGGAGATAGCGGGGACTGAGAGGCAAAGGATTGTACGTTACCATGCTATGTTAAAGGCTGAATATCGGGAATTTGTAAACCCCTCTAAGTGTGCGACGTTAAATGAACTAATTGAATGGGCAAGAGACAGAGAAATTGAGATAAAAAGGCAGGTTGAACGGGGAGAGAAAAGGGCGGCGGAGAAGCCTACCAACGCGAACCCATCGAAAAAGGCAAGATATCAAGACCAAAGCAAGAAAGGGAAAGCAAGTGGTGAAATCCCGACTTGCAAGACGTGTGGGAAGCATCATTCGGGTGAATGTTTGTCGGGAAAGAAGGGGTGCTACAAATGTGGGCGAGAAGGACATCCGTTTTATAGGTGCCCCGAAAACTCAAAGGCGTGTTACAATTGCAATGAACCGGGGCACATTAAAGCGGAATGTCCGAAACTCCAACAAGGGGCAAAGAGAGATGGAAAGAAGGACGAGCCCCCCAAGGCTCGCGGAAGGATGTTTCAGCTAACCTCGGATGAAGCTAAAGCTAGCCCGGAcgtggtttcaggtatattctTGGTTAATTCTATGCCTAtgaatgttttatttgattccgGGGCTAGTAGGTCATTCATTTGTAATGAATTGTTAGCTCACCCATCGTTTAAGCTTGAAAAGATGTCAATACCCTTAGAGGTTGAAGTTGCTGATAGTAAAAGCTATTTGTTGCATGATATTTGCAAAAACTGTAAGATAATAATCGAAGATGAGGAATTTAGTATAGACCTTGTTCCAATGTACATGGGGGAATTTAAAGTAgttgtaggaatggattggttagcccAAAATCATGCTGAAATTCAATGTGAAAAGAAAATCATTCATATAGTAACCTCGGGGGGGAAACGGATAAGTGTTCAAGGGGAAAGGGTCATCAAGCCGAAATTGTGCTCTATAGTCAAAGCTGTCAAACATGTGAGGAACGGGGGTAGGGCTTATCTATCTTATGTGATTGACACTAGTCGAGGTGTCCCAAAGCTTGAAGATGTGAACGTGGTGAATGAATAtccggatgtatttccggaagacCTACCCGGGCTCCCACCTGAACGAGAAGTAGAATTTAAAATAGAGCTTAACCCGGGTGCAAAACCGGtagctaaagctccttatcggtTGCCCCAaccgaaatga